In one Streptomyces marincola genomic region, the following are encoded:
- a CDS encoding NADH-quinone oxidoreductase subunit J: MSAVAQLAAETSTSTGEAVQFWLLGPLAVAGGLGTILMRRAVYSALCLAGTMVILALFYLANGAYFLGMVQIVVYTGAVMMLFLFVLMLIGVSAADSLKETLLGQRWLAAGCGLGLGILLIAGIGQASVGSFSGLSEANAGGNVQGLASLLFTRYVVAFEITGILLTIAAVGATLLTHRERIERNKTQREQAIERVRSGKQLPPLPAPGVYARHNAVDLPGLLPDGTPSELTVNPTLRERGQVREVHRESVAHVAAIEGRTARYHGQRYVNEKAALGGARGTAVDEAEAPEAAPGQEDTK; this comes from the coding sequence ATGAGCGCCGTCGCCCAACTCGCCGCCGAGACCTCGACCTCGACCGGGGAGGCCGTGCAGTTCTGGCTGCTCGGCCCGCTCGCGGTCGCCGGCGGCCTCGGCACGATCCTGATGCGCCGCGCCGTGTACTCCGCGCTCTGCCTCGCCGGCACGATGGTGATCCTGGCGCTGTTCTACCTCGCCAACGGCGCCTACTTCCTCGGCATGGTGCAGATCGTCGTCTACACCGGCGCCGTGATGATGCTGTTCCTGTTCGTCCTCATGCTGATCGGCGTGAGCGCGGCCGACTCGCTCAAGGAGACGCTGCTCGGCCAGCGCTGGCTCGCGGCCGGCTGCGGACTCGGGCTCGGCATCCTGCTGATCGCGGGCATCGGCCAGGCGTCCGTCGGCTCCTTCAGCGGCCTGTCCGAGGCGAACGCGGGCGGCAACGTCCAGGGCCTGGCCTCGCTGCTGTTCACCCGCTACGTGGTGGCGTTCGAGATCACCGGCATCCTGCTGACCATCGCGGCCGTCGGCGCCACCCTGCTGACGCACCGCGAGCGCATCGAGCGCAACAAGACCCAGCGCGAGCAGGCCATCGAGCGCGTGCGCTCCGGCAAGCAGCTGCCGCCGCTGCCCGCCCCCGGCGTGTACGCCCGGCACAACGCGGTGGACCTGCCGGGCCTGCTGCCCGACGGCACCCCGTCCGAGCTGACCGTGAACCCCACGCTGCGCGAACGCGGCCAGGTCCGCGAGGTCCACCGCGAGTCGGTGGCCCACGTCGCGGCGATCGAGGGCCGCACGGCCCGCTACCACGGCCAGCGTTACGTCAACGAGAAGGCGGCGCTCGGCGGTGCGCGCGGCACCGCCGTGGACGAGGCCGAGGCGCCCGAGGCGGCACCGGGCCAGGAGGACACCAAGTGA
- the nuoK gene encoding NADH-quinone oxidoreductase subunit NuoK — protein sequence MSPENYLYLAALLFTLGATGVLLRRNAIVVFMSIELMLNAANLALVAFSRMHGNLDGQIMAFFVMVVAAAEVVVGLAIIVMVYRARHSASVDDASLMKL from the coding sequence GTGAGCCCGGAGAACTACCTCTACCTGGCCGCCCTGCTGTTCACGCTCGGCGCCACCGGGGTGCTGCTGCGGCGGAACGCCATCGTCGTCTTCATGTCGATCGAGCTGATGCTGAACGCGGCCAACCTGGCCCTGGTCGCCTTCTCGCGCATGCACGGCAACCTCGACGGACAGATCATGGCGTTCTTCGTGATGGTCGTGGCCGCCGCCGAGGTCGTGGTCGGGCTGGCCATCATCGTCATGGTCTACCGCGCCAGGCACTCGGCCTCGGTCGACGACGCCAGCCTGATGAAGCTGTAA